In Acidimicrobiales bacterium, the DNA window CCGCTCTCCCGACCCCGCCCCCCCGGTGGTCGGGGTGGACGTAGACGGAGTCCTCCACGGTCGTCGAGTACGCCGGGCGGGAGCGGTAGGGGGACAAGGACCCGAATCCGAGGACGGCGCCCCGGTCCACGGCGACGAGCGCCGGATGGGCCCCGGAGTGCTCGTCGAGCCAGCGGTGCTGCTCCTCCGGGGTGCGGGGCACCATGTCGAAGGTGACCGTCGAGCCGGTGACCTCCCGGTTGTAGATGGCCCGGATGGCCTCCCCGTCGGCGTGCTGGGCCAGCCTCACCTCCACGGACCGACCCTACGTCATCGGAGGTTGCGCGACCGCGCGACCGGCCGGGAGAACCTGTTGGGTACAATCATCGGTCGCGGTCGGGCCGGGAGGCCGGGTCGTGGCGCCCCCTTAGCTCAGTCGGCAGAGCACAGCCATGGTAAGGCTGGTGTCGTCGGTGCGATTCCGACAGGGGGCTCCGCCCGTTCAGGGCGAACGTGGCGGCGTAGCTCAGTTGGTTAGAGCACACGGCTCATAATCGTGTGGTCGTCGGTTCGAGTCCGACCGCCGCTACCAGAAAACAAGCCCAGGAGGACCCGGGAGAGCCTGATGGCCAAGAAGAAGTTCGAGCGTTCCAAGCCGCACCTGAATGTCGGCACCATGGGTCACATCGACCACGGCAAGACCACCCTCACCGCGGCCATCACCAAGGTCCTGCACGAGAAGAACCCCGATGTGGC includes these proteins:
- a CDS encoding GNAT family N-acetyltransferase, whose translation is MEVRLAQHADGEAIRAIYNREVTGSTVTFDMVPRTPEEQHRWLDEHSGAHPALVAVDRGAVLGFGSLSPYRSRPAYSTTVEDSVYVHPDHRGGGVGRAVLSELVGLAQAHGFHAVMARIVGGHDASIGLHRACGFEVIGVEREVGRKFGQWLDVVLMELLVDR
- a CDS encoding GTP-binding protein codes for the protein MAKKKFERSKPHLNVGTMGHIDHGKTTLTAAITKVLHEKNPDVA